The DNA segment GAACCGAAAGAGGGGGGTTGACCCTCACGCAACGTGAGGCCCTATCTCTTCGCGTGGAGGTGAGGACGATGTCCTTGACTGTGAGCCAGGTCGCCCGGCTGGCGGGCGTCAGTGTGCGGACGTTGCACCACTACGACGAGATCGACCTGCTGCGGCCCACGGGCCGGAGCGAGGCCGGTTATCGGCTCTACGAGCAGACGGATCTCCAGCGGCTGCAGCAGGTGCTCTTCTTCAAGGAGCTCGGCTTTCCGCTGGAGGAGATCACTCGCATCCTCAAGGACCCGGCCTTCGACCTCCGAGCTGCGCTGCTGATGCAGCGACAGCTGCTCACCGAGAGAGCCACCCGCGTGAAGGCGCTCATTGGAGCGGTGGATGCGGCGCTCGAGTCGCTCGAGAAAGGAACGGTCATGACGAAGGAAGAGATGTTCGAGGTGTTCGGGGACTTCGATCCCGCGAAGTACGAGGACGAGGCCCGCGAGCGCTGGGGCAACACCGAGGCCTACAAGGAGTCCGCCCGGAGGACCTCGCGCTACACGAAGAAGGACTGGC comes from the Hyalangium gracile genome and includes:
- a CDS encoding MerR family transcriptional regulator; this translates as MSLTVSQVARLAGVSVRTLHHYDEIDLLRPTGRSEAGYRLYEQTDLQRLQQVLFFKELGFPLEEITRILKDPAFDLRAALLMQRQLLTERATRVKALIGAVDAALESLEKGTVMTKEEMFEVFGDFDPAKYEDEARERWGNTEAYKESARRTSRYTKKDWQQIKAEGEEIMRALVAHLDAGRAPTEPAVMEVAERHRAYITKWFYPCSHEIHRGLGELYVNDPRFTANIDKDRPGLAQYTRDVFLANAERASRS